The DNA window GATGTGTTGATGCTGCAGGCTACAGAGATGCTAGGTGAATAATATCTGACATGTTTAATAATTAACagcagggtttccctcagtgtatcataagcctggcgggccaccaggctttacttgtagtatttttttataaagcagTGACAATGACAGGTTATGTTGGGTTTATAGTCGGCGTCATTTGAACCAGCAAATCAAAATCCTGCACCAAGCTGAACATTACTAAACACGAGGACAGGAGGTTTAAAAGACGAGAACACCTGGTCCTTCAATACTGTAATTGTTTAGTTGGTGGTTAAGTATTGCTAGTATTTCCAGGCCAGATTTTACAACCCGACTGCTGGTTAAACACGGCTGAGTTCAGCCTGGAGAGGAAGTCTGAAGTCACAACGCGACCCGAGGAGCGTTCAGCTCTCGGGCTTCATGGGGGTTAGTGACGGGGCTCCGGTACCTCGGCTAGAGCTGAACGTCTCAGATGTCATCACCAAATACTAAATCCTGGAAAGTAAATCCAACTATCgtaaaaggtaaaaaatttattttatgaaaactaaaataaaacaatataaataagaaacattatTACAAAGTAGCTTATTTAGGCAGATTAAACTTTTATGGTGTTTTTCTGGACCTTTGAAAGCCTCAGATAGAAAAActtcacaagaaacaaaaagtctCCTGCTAACAAAAACTGCtggagtgtttctgtgttttggttaaataattattaatcattCAGGGAAATAACCAGAGGAGCAGCGCGCCGTCGCTTTAATGCTTCACTGAGGAAAATAAAGAGCCAGGTGCCCTGAGATTATTCCTGCTGAGCCTTTTAACTCTGAGTAACTgtaacctttatttattttattacctaCCGTCGCTCATAAGTGACAGAAACTCGACTCAGTGAGCAGGAAACGGAGCCCTGAAACTGATCTGAGTTTGTAATGATGTCATGCAGGGTCCAaataactgtgtgtgtgtgtgtgtgtgtgtgtgtgtgtgagtgtgtgtgtgtgtgtgtttcttatttagtgCCAGTCTGTCATCTATTTCTCTGTGACTTTCAGATCTTCTTGCCACTCAGATTGAATGAAAACTGGATGAAAGTAATTACAGGGtctaattaatcacattttaaccaaaatcCCTATATAAAGGCAAATTATACAGGGATAGggatgttttttatgttttaatttctaacaTAAAGGCAAATTAAGTAACGTTTTAaattctaaaacataaaaaacatcttgatttgatttcatataaataattttctctcatgaatgaataaacagtgagtcttaaactttgacatttgctccaaagcaaagaaaaaacattacttGAGTAACGACTGAACCGATTCCGTCTCGCCAGcctttattttgatagtccacTTCCTCTTATCAGCAAGCTAATTTGCATATATGCGCGAACTATTTAGCCagtggaaaatatgtttttaggttgaaaattaaatgttcaatttggaaaataaatatttactttggagCCAAATGTTCAGTAAAtattgaaaactgtttattctcTTTATAAGaggctgaataaataaaaaacacagatgttaATACTGTGTAACTTTACCATAACTCACCATAATACGGTGTATTATGAACCATTACAGTTCACCAATATGACAGTAACAAATAACAGATGAAAACTAGACCAACTTACTGTAATAACTCAGATTTATGCGTAGCTAATGTTCAGGATATTTATTTCTGACCTGTTGCGTAAAGACGGTTTACAGCTACAACATCAAATGAGTTTTTAGCTAACGGCTAAACCTCATATGCTAGCAACACagtatgtaaataaaatctacgTCCGCCTGTATTTACAGGGTTTCTAACTGTTAGTAAAACAATTTAGCAACAGTACATGTGTTTATGTGTAAACTCATACCTGAAAAAACGGAATAATTCAATAACCGAGCCACGGACTCCGTTCTTCCTCTGCGCCATCGGAAGCCGTTCGGCACAGTCCACAGTTACTCACTAGCTCTAGACTCCCCCTGCTGGTTGCAGTTGGTTACTACATCTATTGGACGTACtgtagctaatgctaaagctagctaaGCTAAGGGGCTAAACGGGGCTATAGATTCagcagttttaattaaaaaaaaagaaatatacgtttttaacagtttcacgtttatttctttgctaaaacccaaactgaagtTTACCAGAATGTGATCGAAAATGACTTGGTTGCTCTATGATGGAGGAATTCAGGTGTTTCAGCAAAGCGACGGAACATCGAGGCTTCACAAAGATTAGTAATAAAATatactataaaaacaaaattaagaataaaagtaAATCCAATACATTTACAAAGACTTGAAACGTTTTagtataatttttgttttctgttgttcaaTCCTtatgtaatgtaaaatataagttgaaataattgatttaaatgtaatgtATTTAGTCTAAACAGGACTTGGACTAGGCTGGCCAGATTTGGATCCTAGTCAAAGCTTGAGCTCCAGCCAATCTGACTGGCAGCCACTCTGATGAAGCTAATGTGTTTTATCtggtaataaagtcataatatctgataataaatgtttgtgaggatttgagttttctgtttattttggtttctgtCAGTTGAGTCTGCTGTTGTCCCGTCTGTCccttgattgatcccagctgatCCCCTCTGTAAATGTCCCATCTCTGTCTCCTGTTCCTCGTCTGTCCTCGTCTGTTCTGTCTTTGTCAGCCTGTGTCGTCCCAGGCGTCCCCAGCCAGATATTAATGCTCTTTGGGaaagttttggtttattttatgatCTGAAGGTAGAAAATAGATTCAGTCAGCATTTCTGCAGCGTTTCTCCTCAGTTTTCTCTCCTGGGTGTCTGGAGGTCTGGCTGGAGCTCCACATATTTCCAGGCCTGACATCTGGGAGGTGTCCTGCTGCTGGGGGCGTGGTTCGGGCTTTGGCTAGGACGCACAGACAGAAGGACATCACTCGCTGTGAGGGACGGACGGACGCTCAGCTGGGGCTCTGCCTGACGGCCGGCGGCTTCTCCTCCTGCTAAGTAAGATCAAATATCTGCTTCAGTGACTTTATTCAGCCTTTCTCAGGTTATTTAGATTAATTCagcaaataaaagtattttaatacataaactGAGGATTTCTGCATTTAACCTGTTTTTCTCTCGTCCTGCTGCAGAGTTGTGGACGAATCAGAAACAGATCTGCTTATCCCCCTACAGGTGCAGCTGATGTTCCACTGAATAACTATAATAATgtgttattattaattattattacattttatatcatTGTACTTTCAGTCCTCTGAGGTTGGTTTGGCTGctccatgtttattttgtagctGAATTTATACGAGTCgctttttaaatttagattttatttgatccGTTTATGACCAACATGATTCCTGTGGTCCAGAACGTTTCCCAGGCGGCTGGTCAGCACATAAAACCCCACAATAAACTACATTAAActacattaaacattaaactacattaaactttattaaacatatATTAAGCCCCTGCTGTTCACCTGATAACGTATGATCAGTTTTCCTTGTTGTGCTGCGTTGCGTTGGGTCCAAAGCGATGCTGCAGTACTGAGCTAAAGATGCTGCATCAGaggttaaatattatttatatttgggAGAAAACTAAgaatggtttatttttgtttgaatgaaaaccaaaaggCTGGATTTTAGAGATCCGGAAACGTCTCTAGAACAGATTTCACTCGTAATGGAGACCAAATATTTTAGGACAAATTGAAAGTTTCCATGCGccacaaaaatgattttaaaaaatgcagaaataagttcagcatgattttttttttgtgtatttttgtgcttattccataataaatattaaaaactgtttaatgaaACGAACAGATgagtttcattattattgtgATTATAACTTTACTCTcaagttttatgtattttggaCAAACCTGAACTAATCCCCAGGTCTGATTCTAATCTAAGAtggattttatgtttgaaaaacacagaaatgtatcAAAGATTTCATGAATCTCAGTGATCTGGATCCAGGAACGCTCAAATCCTGTTACAACGGTGGATTTGCCCTTTAACCCCTGTAGGACGCTAGCTGCAGTGTCGGTAGTGGCTAATAGTCATGCTAGCCTCACAGTGCTAACAGGAACTGAAACAGCAACTGAACAGCGACGCCTCAGTTAGCTTACAGCTCCTGTTTTTAGCTGGTTTAGCTCCATTGGGTCAGCTAGCCGACCCTTTAAGCTGGGGAACAGAACCTTTCGGGTTCTGGGGTTTGGTACCAGTTCTTTCTGATGGAGGCGTTTTGCTGAACCTTTGTTGTCGGTTTAGTTTTGTTACAGATGAACTTAGCTCTGATCCACGACCGTCTGTACATCAAGTCGTTCTGGGAGAACCGGATCAGCGCCGATAACCAGAATGCTGAGAGCGAAGAGAACAGGATGAACAAGAGCGCCCTGAAAAAGTCAGTAAGACCTCGTCTCTTTATCACAGCAGACACAAACATCCAGTTAGCCAAACATCCAGTTAGCCAAACATCCAGTTAACCAAACATCCAGTTAACCAAACATCCAGTTANCCAAACATCCAGTTAACCAAACATCCAGTTAACCAAACATCCAGTTAGCCAAACGAAAAAAAGATTTCACACCGTGAAAACCGTTTGACCCTGGAACCTGAAAAGTAGATTCAAACATtccagtttgaaatgttttttcagtttcattttttcccctttgaagAAACTTTATGGccctaatttagctccatactgCTGGTTTCCAGCTCCAGGCAGAGCGACCACCTGGCTGCTGACTTGGCCGCCTCCCCTGTCCGGGCGCCGCGTGTTGAGCCTCACCCTGCGCTCTGCGTGGGGACCCGCTTACGACACGGCGGATGAATGCGTTTGGGTCGCAGCGGGCCGACATGTGAGCGTAGCTAACAAATAGACACGTCTAAAAACAGAACCGCTCGTTACAAACGGCCCGTCTCTCAGCGAGCCGCGGCCCCCGGAGACAGTTTGGTCCTCAAAGGGCCGCAGCGCCGGACGCTAATGAGCGGAAACATCAGCCGCACCGCCGGCCGGGTCGCCGGTTCTGGCAGAGAGCGGAGAGAGGAATGAAACGGCGCTCGTGGTGGCAGGCCGAGATCAGCACCAAACAGCTGATTCCTCAGATGGAAGaggttctgaaggttctgaaCGGTCAGAACCAACTGGACCAGCCGGGTCAGAATCAACCACTTCATCCAGACTTTTacttcctggctctgactgaAACCTCCAGGTTTCCCTCCAGGCTCGTCCATCGTCACATGAACCCTGACCTgcttcccacagcatgatgctgccaccaccatgtttcacgctgctgctgcagtaatcCAAAGATGAACTGAAGGAGTTTCTCTGTCTGAGACGTCAGTCCTCTGATCCTGACGTGAcggaaggccgactttgtgactgacTCCATGTGTCTCTGGGGGTTCAGCTCTGAGCCTTTCTCTGTGAATAAAGTCATCGTGATGCCAGCAGAGGAACATCTGGACGGGTTTCTGCTGACTCCCATAATCCCCTGCTCTCCATTACCCCGTCCCCTAATCCCCCTCCTATCATACCGTGTTTCTCCTAATCCCCCGGGTTTCTGTTACCGGCCCGCTACGTGTGATGTGGGCGGAGCCTGGAGGACGAGGCGATAATCTGGAGGCGATGAGTGACGGAAGGCGACAGCCAGCAGGATGGATTTAGCTTCTCTCCGTTTCAGGAAGCTCTGAAGGAGGAAGCCGCCGTTTCAGCCTCTCTGCTTtcagcagggggcgccacaGATGAACCGACTCACAACCTGCTgcaaattcaacagaaaataatcccCTTTTCTTCTCCTGGACATCCCGTCTTCACTGAGGGAGCAGACAGTTGGCTGACTTGGTGATcgacgccccctggtggcctggAGGGTTTCTGATTTGTGAATGGAGACGTTTCCCCGTTTCCTGCTTGTATCGTTTTTaggttttggatttttttgatTGCGTGTTTTGGAGTTAGCTTCATTTACGCGCCTGTCGCTCGCAGCTGGAAACGAcgtttttcatcaacattaaaatCCTCCAGTAGCGACGACACAAACCAATCCCTCCAggattgtttagttttttttctaaatctcttATTTTGTGGTGcgtttttagaaatatttgcgtTTTGTTTTACCATGATTTCCTGCCTCTCATGGCTCCGCTCTGCTTGGTGCTTTGCGCTAAATTTGGCGGTAAATTGTTTCACTTCCCATCGATCGCTCACCTGACATCAGGTAAATGTGACGTAGAGGAAAGGGGAAcgctgccacctgctggaggGAGTTGGCAGTACGTTagagtgaaaaatgtgttttgatgatTATCTGAAATATCTGATGTCAGCCTGGAGCTGAAGGCCGGTGACCCTCAGGCTCAGCAGAAACAGAATCAGAGCTGTCCATggaaacgggtcagaaccagaaccaggctgcaGTTGGTGGAAGAAGAACTCCTCCAGGTGATCCGTTCGGGTCGAGATGTTCTGGGCGAGTTTCCGTCGGTGGCTCTGACTCTGCCGAGGTCAGCAGGATTATCAGCAGCTGAAAGAACAAATGGAATAATCCGGAAAACTTGTCAGGAAGGCGGCAAAGAAATGGTGAGGACAGCTGACAGGGAGGGTcggcttacacacacacacacacacacaNNNNNNNNNNNNNNNNNNNNNNNNNNNNNNNNNNNNNNNNNNNNNNNNNNNNNNNNNNNNNNNNNNNNNNNNNNNNNNNNNNNNNNNNNNNNNNNNNNNNNNNNNNNNNNNNNNNNNNNNNNNNNNNNNNNNNNNNNNNNNNNNNNNNNNNNNNNNNNNNNNNNNNNNNNNNNNNNNNNNNNNNNNNNNNNNNNNNNNNNNNNNNNNNNNNNNNNNNNNNNNNNNNNNNNNNNNNNNNNNNNNNNNNNNNNNNNNNNNNNNNNNNNNNNNNNNNNNNNNNNNNNNNNNNNNNNNNNNNNNNNNNNNNNNNNNNNNNNNNNNNNNNNNNNNNNNNNNNNNNNNNNNNNNNNNNNNNNNNNNNNNNNNNNNNNNNNNNNNNNNNNNNNNNNNNNNNNNNNNNNNNNNNNNNNNNNNNNNNNNNNNNNNNNNNNNNNNNNNNNNNNNNNNNNNNNNNNNNNNNNNNNNNNNNNNNNNNNNNNNNNNNNNNNNNNNNNNNNNNNNNNNNNNNNNNNNNNNNNNNNNNNNNNNNNNNNNNNNNNNNNNNNNNNNNNNNNNNNNNNNNNNNNNNNNNNNNNNNNNNNNNNNNNNNNNNNNNNNNNNNNNNNNNNNNNNNNNNNNNNNNNNNNNNNNNNNNNNNNNNNNNNNNNNNNNNNNNNNNNNNNNNNNNNNNNNNNNNNNNNNNNNNNNNNNNNcacacacacacacacacacacacacacacacactcaggtcTGTACTTGTGTTTGTCCTCTCACATTTGTTCCTCTGTCTTTGTGAGACTCGTTAACATACCGGACTCTGAGCCTTGACGAGTCTCTGAGGATGATTTCCTCCTTCagtccggtcgacccggttctactggacccagaacatctgctccacctccagctgctctgagtcaaaccaacctgttcccctcctggcctgtgggggcgctgcaccaagaacctctgaagacgctgagagcaacttccttcttcaccagatggaaacaagatggaggattttagcggttggaggatttctctttagaccaggagccatttctgctgctagcgctaggctagcacgttagctttggttacatttacccagaatgccctgcattgtagtccacttcctgcttttggagcggtctgcGGTCCGCTTGGCCTGGTTCACTTCAACTGAGCCCTGACTGAGGTcaggaggaccagaggtcagaggtcgattagcattcacacctcaccaaccggaccggactttgactaggcagacggactggagttggactAAAGTGGACTGAACAGAGACGATGTCCAGGATGTTTGAGACTTCTCCGTCTCatatcagtccctccaggatctcctgattgtgtttgtgacatttttctgaCCAAAGTCATGAAAACGGGACCAGATTGGACCACAGTTTGGTCCGGTTGGGGCGGAGCTACAGGAGTCAACAACACAGCCACTGATTGGACAGGAGAACGGAACGAGACATCCGGGCGTTTAGCGCTGCGCTAGCAGTTTGAGTTCTACACTCCTGAATGTACCGACCATAAAACGGCGTCTGAACCGAAACAACGCTCAGCGTTTAGATTGTCCTTAGATTtaggtttgaactttgactaggacgTTCTAACAGATAAAAATGCATCCCTCTAAAGTGGTGTTATCCAAGCACTCGCAGaccaaaattatgatttttaaaattaaaaatgtagaaaattccTCGTTTTTTTCAACTTTCTCACCAGAAAGTAGGAAAaattaatgaaacaaataaaaaaagacgtctgagaaaatccaaaacattcaaattcaGTCCTTATAGAGTCAACTGGTTTTGAATTTTGTGgtttagaagaaaaatgtcagacctCAGCAACAAGAACAGCATGTGAGCAGCTCCTGCTGGGGCCCACGTCTCTGTCCCGGACGGCCCAGATCGGCCCGCGGGCCGCATGTTGAGCAGCCGTCCTGACCGGCTGGTGGTGTGTGTTTCAGGCTGAGGGGGGAATGGGTCGTCCGTCTGGAGAACCGGAACAAACACCTGAAGAAGCTCAACGACGGCTTCGTCCGGAAGGCGAAGACGGAGAAGTCAGCTGACCAGAcatgagccaatcagagggcaGCAGGAGCGACGGACGAGTTTCAGTGTTTAGactcataaaatgtttatgaataaaatatttggttctgattgggtTCCTCTGGGTTTTACGCTGACTCAGCAGAACTGGACtaacatgatgatgatgaaggtggtgatgatgatgaaggtgatgatgatgatgatgaNNNNNNNNNNNNNNNNNNNNNNNNNNNNNNNNNNNNNNNNNNNNNNNNNNNNNNNNNNNNNNNNNNNNNNNNNNNNNNNNNNNNNNNNNNNNNNNNNNNNNNNNNNNNNNNNNNNNNNNNNNNNNNNNNNNNNNNNNNNNNNNNNNNNNNNNNNNNNNNNNNNNNNNNNNNNNNNNNNNNNNNNNNNNNNNNNNNNNNNNNNNNNNNNNNNNNNNNNNNNNNNNNNNNNNNNNNNNNNNNNNNNNNNNNNNNNNNNNNNNNNNNNNNNNNNNNNNNNNNNNNNNNNNNNNNNNNNNNNNNNNNNNNNNNNNNNNNNNNNNNNNNNNNNNNNNNNNNNNNNNNNNNNNNNNNNNNNNNNNNNNNNNNNNNNNNNNNNNNNNNNNNNNNNNNNNNNNNNNNNNNNNNNNNNNNNNNNNNNNNNNNNNNNNNNNNNNNNNNNNNNNNNNNNNNNNNNNNNNNNNNNNNNNNNNNNNNNNNNNNNNNNNNNNNNNNNNNNNNNNNNNNNNNNNNNNNNNNNNNNNNNNNNNNNNNNNNNNNNNNNNNNNNNNNNNNNNNNNNNNNNNNNNNNNNNNNNNNNNNNNNNNNNNNNNNNNNNNNNNNNNNNNNNNNNNNNNNNNNNNNNNNNNNNNNNNNNNNNNNNNNNNNNNNNNNNNNNNNNNNNNNNNNNNNNNNNNNNNNNNNNNNNNNNNNNNNNNNNNNNNNNNNNNNNNNNNNNNNNNNNNNNNNNNNNNNNNNNNNNNNNNNNNNNNNNNNNNNNNNNNNNNNNNNNNNNNNNNNNNNNNNNNNNNNNNNNNNNNNNNNNNNNNNNNNNNNNNNNNNNNNNNNNNNNNNNNNNNNNNNNNNNNNNNNNNNNNNNNNNNNNNNNNNNNNNNNNNNNNNNNNNNNNNNNNNNNNNNNNNNNNNNNNNNNNNNNNNNNNNNNNNNNNNNNNNNNNNNNNNNNNNNNNNNNNNNNNNNNNNNNNNNNNNNNNNNNNNNNNNNNNNNNNNNNNNNNNNNNNNNNNNNNNNNNNNNNNNNNNNNNNNNNNNNNNNNNNNNNNNNNNNNNNNNNNNNNNNNNNNNNNNNNNNNNNNNNNNNNNNNNNNNNNNNNNNNNNNNNNNNNNNNNNNNNNNNNNNNNNNNNNNNNNNNNNNNNNNNNNNNNNNNNNNNNNNNNNNNNNNNNNNNNNNNNNNNNNNNNNNNNNNNNNNNNNNNNNNNNNNNNNNNNNNNNNNNNNNNNNNNNNNNNNNNNNNNNNNNNNNNNNNNNNNNNNNNNNNNNNNNNNNNNNNNNNNNNNNNNNNNNNNNNNNNNNNNNNNNNNNNNNNNNNNNNNNNNNNNNNNNNNNNNNNNNNNNNNNNNNNNNNNNNNNNNNNNNNNNNNNNNNNNNNNNNNNNNNNNNNNNNNNNNNNNNNNNNNNNNNNNNNNNNNNNNNNNNNNNNNNNNNNNNNNNNNNNNGCGTGGCGACGTCGTGGTCGTAGTACGACGCCGGCAGCGCCTCCTGCACCGCCATGTTGGCCGCCCACGTCACGGCGTGGGTCTTCAGGGCCGCCGCCGTGGGCAGGTGGGGGGTCGGGGCTGCGGGGGGCGCGAGAGAGATGAGTGACGGCATGGCGTCCGGTTGTCATGGTGACGGCAGAGGGCGGTTACCTTGGACCAGCAGGATCCAGACCCGCTTCTCGGCGCCGACGAACAGCAGCAGCGTCCGCTGGACGATGTGGCGGCAGCTCAGGTCCAGAGGCAGCGAGGCGCCGTGCCAGGGGCTGCGGTGGTACCTgaagggtcagaggtcagaggtcagcacgCGGCAGACCTGATTTGATCTGGATCAAACGTTTCACACCAACAGAATATTCTGGTTACTGATccgtatgaatacttttgacaCATCCAGAGGATGGAaaccggaccagaacctgacctttgacctctccaGGTGGTCACCGTGGTTCTGGTCAGAGCGTTCGGGTCTGACCTGAGTCCGTAGTCGATGAGGCGCAGGATGTCCCGCCCCCTGAGCGACAGGCTGGACTGTCTGTCCCACCAGGACGCCTGCAGAGACTCCTGGTCCGCCGCCGTCAACGTCTTCATGCTTCCTCCTGACAGACAGGAAGCACACCTTCAGGCTCCGCCCACCTGACCCCCGACCCCTCCCTCCGTCCCTCTGGTGG is part of the Poecilia reticulata strain Guanapo linkage group LG9, Guppy_female_1.0+MT, whole genome shotgun sequence genome and encodes:
- the fam240a gene encoding uncharacterized protein fam240a — its product is MNLALIHDRLYIKSFWENRISADNQNAESEENRMNKSALKKLRGEWVVRLENRNKHLKKLNDGFVRKAKTEKSADQT
- the nudt18 gene encoding 8-oxo-dGDP phosphatase NUDT18; the protein is MEVTAKERRQVEEQVEQLLSGQGSEVTLCDLGLELSKPATLRKNVTYIVCGVIFNEQEEVLMVQEAKPDCYKQWYLPAGRVEVGESLEEALRREVKEEAGFDCQPITLLLIQEQGPQWIRFIFLARITGGSMKTLTAADQESLQASWWDRQSSLSLRGRDILRLIDYGLRYHRSPWHGASLPLDLSCRHIVQRTLLLFVGAEKRVWILLVQAPTPHLPTAAALKTHAVTWAANMAVQEALPASYYDHDVATSAESA